AAAAACTTAATTGCTGAAAATTGTTGATGTAAAATTCTAAAGATTTCGAAAAAAAAGTTTggttaaaaactttttaaaatgtgTGACGGGATTTCAAAAAAGTAGctagatattttcttttaaataccaaTTAAAAATGTGTAATTAACTTTttggtttaataattttttttatgtattgctgtgTGATAGCCTTAACTTGCATCAAATGCTGATTAGGCCTATAAACTACATAGAATATTAGTAGTAATGAGATATAATAGACAGAATCTAACTCTTTTGGCATCTACATGCCTCGTTTTGACCCACTGCTACTAAAATAAGATCCACAGACTTTACAGTTTAGTGAACTTTGCCTTATAATAATGGCCAtttcaagtactgaccagaccagAATGTTTTCCTGTCACTTGCCCCTAGAGGGCCTAGACCGTGTGTGAGACCAGAGTTGTAGCGAGCTTGTTGCTCCTCGTTTTGGCCAACTGCTGCTAAAATAAGGTCCACAGAGcttggagtttaatgaaatttgCCTTATAATAATGGTCACCCATTCTAGTACTGACCAGACCTGGATATTTTCCTGTCACTTACCCCTAGAAGGCCTAGACCATGCGTGAGACCAGAGCTGTAGATAGCTAGTTGCTCCTCGATTTGACCAACTGCTGCTAAAATAAGGTTCACAGAGCTTGGAGTTTAATTAAATTGTCCTTATATTAATGGTCACCCATTCTAGTACTGATCAGACCAAAATGTTTTCCTGTCACTTGCCCCTAGAGGGCTTAGAGTCCTAGACCGTGCGTGAGACCAGCGCTGTAGCGAGCTAGTTGCTCCTCGTTTTGGCCAACTGCTGCTAGAATAAGGTCCACAGACTTTACAGTTTAGTGAACTTTGCCTTATAATAATGGTCATTTCAAGTACTAACCAGACCAGAATGTTTTCCTGTCTCTTGCCCCTAGAGGTCCTAGACCTAGACCGTGCGTGAGACCAGAGCTGTAGCAAGCTTGTTGATCCTCGTTTTGGCCAACTGCTGCTAAAATAAGGTCCACAGAGcttggagtttaatgaaatttgCCTTATAATAATGGTCACCCATTCTAGTACTGACCAGACCTGGATATTCACCTGTCTCTTGCCCCTAGAGGGCCTAGACCGTGCGTGAGACCAGAGCTGTAGCAACCTAGTTGCTCCTCGTTTTGACTAACTGCTGCTAAAATAAGGTCCACAGACTTTACAGTTTAGTGAACTTTGccttataataatggtaatttcaagtactgaccagaccagAATGTTTTCCTGTCACTTGCCCCTAGAAGACCTAGATCGTGCGTGAGACCAGAGCTGTAGCGAGCTTGTTGCTCCTCGTTTTGACCAACTGCTGCTAAAATAAGGTTCACAGAGCTTGGAGTTTAATTAAATTGTCCTTATAATAATGGTCACCCATTCTAGTACTGACCAGACCAGGATATTCACCTGTCACTTACCCCTAGAGGGCCTAAATCGTACGTGAGACCAGAGCTGTAGCGAGCTAGTTGCTCCTCGTTTTGACTAACTGCTGCTAAAATAAGGTCCACAGAGCTTGGAGTTTATTTAAATTGTCCTTATAATAATGGTCACCCATTCTAGTACTGATCAGACCAGAATGTTTTCCTGTCACTTGCCCCTAGAGGGCTTAGAGTCCTAGACCGTGCTTGAGACCAGAGCTACAGCAAGCTTGTTGATCCTCGTTTTGGCCAACTGCTGCTAAAATAAGGTCCACAGACTTTACAGTTTAGTGAACTTTGCCTTATAATAATGGCCAtttcaagtactgaccagaccagAATGTTTTCCTGTCACTTGCCCCTAGAGGGCCTAGACCGTGTGTGAGACCAGCGCTGTAGCGAGCTTGTTGTTCCTCGATCTGACCAACTGCTGCTAAAATAAGGTCCACAGAGCTTGGAGTTTAATTAAATTTGCCTTATAATAAAAGGCCATCCATTCAAGTACAGACCAGACCAGAATGTTATCCTGTCTCTTGCCCCTAGAGGGCTTCGAGTCCTAGACCGTGCGTGAGACCAGAGCTGTAACGAGCTAGTTGCTCCTTGTTTTGACCAACAGCTGCTGAAATAAGGTCCAAAGAGCTTAAAGTTTAATAAAATTGGCCTTGTAATAATGACCACCATTTCAAGTACCGACCAGACCAGAATGTTTTCCTGTCACTTGCCCCTAGAGGGCTTCGAGTCCTAGACCGTACGTGAGACCAGAGCTATAGCAAGCTTGTTGCTCCTCGTTTTGACCAACTGCTGCTAAAATAAGGTCCACAGAGCTTGGAGTTTAATGAGATTTGCCTTATAATAAAAGGCCATCCATTCAAGTACAGACCAGACCAGAATGTTATCCTGTCTCTTGCCCCTAGAGGGCTTCGAGTCCTAGACCGTGCTTGAGACCAGCGCTGTAGCGAGCTTGTTGTTCCTCGTTTTGACCAACTTCTGCTAAAATAAGGTCCACAGAGCttggaatttaatgaaatttgCCTTATAATAATGGTCAtttcaagtactgaccagaccagAAGGTTTTCCTGTCACTTGCCCCTAGAGGGCCTAGACCGTGTGTGAGACCAGCGCTGTAGCGAGCTAGTTGCTCCTCGATTTGACCAACTGCTGCTGAAATAAGGTCCAAAGAGCTTAAAGTTTAATGAACTTTGCCTCTTAATAATGGTCACCCATTCTAGTACTGACCAGACCAGGATATTCACCTGTCTCTTACCCCTAGAAGGCCTAGACCATGCGTGAGACCAGAGCTGTAGCTAGCTAGTTGCTCCTCGATTTGACCAACTGCTGCTAAAATAAGGTTCACAGAGcttggagtttaatgaaatttgCCTTATAATAATGGTCACCCATTCTAGTACTGACCAGACCTGGATATTCACCTGTCTCTTGCCCCTAGAGGGCCTAGACCGTGCGTAGGACCAGAGCTGTAGCGACCTAGTTGCTCCTCGTTTTGACCAACTGCTGCTAGAATAAGGTCCACAGAGCTTAGAGATTAATGAACTTTGCCCTATAATAAAAGCCATCCATTCAAGTACAGACCAGACCAGAATGTTATCCTGTCACTTGCCCCTAGAGGGCTTAGAGTCCTGGACCGTGCATGAGACCAGCGATATAGCGAGCTTGTTCCTGCCCTCCATTCGCTAATAAATTAATTCAGTATCCTTTGTCATTGCATCAAAGGAAACAGGTGTTTCTAACGACAGGTGAAACTGTACTCTGTTTCCTACGCTTTTCATATAAGCAAGAGGGGAAGTTAAAGACTTATAATGGTTTGTCAACAAAGGAATAATTAAATGTACatgctttttcataatttttaattttgttttgtgaTTAGTCAGATTATTATTAAGAGAATATTGCTATTAAATCATTGTAGTGGCAGCTATGTTTAAACACGAGTATgaggtagtttattattattattattattattattattattattattattattattattattattatgctacaaacACAAGTTCTCCATAATAACATGATAAAATTAGGAAcataaaaaatactttttcataagaattgtattttataattattttatttatattttgcttcacattggtctattattattattattatcattactcactaagctacaaccctagttagaaaagcaggatgccataagcccaggggccccaatagggaaaatagccctatgaggaaaggaaagaagggaaaataaaatattctaagaacagcaacaacataaaattaatatctcctatataatctataaaagaccAAAGGCCTTCTCTTTGTTCTTTCGACTACAGTACTCCTCAAAATACTTCCTGTCGTGAATTTCCTCGGAGAAAGCAATTTAACTTTCTCTTTAAAGAGAGAAAGTCCAGATGGCACTGCAAATGCGTTATAGTCTCTTGTTTCTCAGCGATGcaagaaattaaatatattgacGAAATAAACAATCATATGGATTATTTAATTACGAAATGGTAAAATGATTTAAATATTGCAAGATGTGTCTTTGTTTTCCCCCAAGGGAAAGGAGGTAGACTGCATAAACTTTCTCTTCGTGAAAGTATTAGGCAGAAATGTTATATAGCCTAAGGGTTGGGTTGATGGATAGTTTGAAACTACAAAAGCAAAGCAATAATAATGGCTATAAGCATAGCGAAAATAGTGGCTATAAGCATAGCGAAAATAACGGCTTAAAGCATAGTGAAAATAGTGGCTATAAGCATGGCGAAAATAACGGCTAAAAGCATAGTGAAAATAGTGGCTATAAGCATAGCGAAATTAACGGCTATAAGCATAGCGAAAATAACGGCTATAAGCATAGCAAAATTAACGGCTATAAGCATAGCGAAAATAATGGCTATAAGCATAGCGAAATTAACGGCTATAAGCATAGTGAAAATAGTGGCTATAAGCATAGCGAAAATAACGGCTGTAAGCATAGCGAAAATAACGGCTATAAGCATAGCAAAATTAACGGCTATAAGCATAGCGAAAATAATGGCTATAAGCATAGTGAAAATAACGGCTATAAGCATAGCGAAAATAACGGCTATAAGCATAGCGAAATTAACGGCTATAAGCATAGTGAAAATAGTGGCTATAAGCATAGCGAAAATAACGGCTGTAAGCATAGCGAAAATAACGGCTATAAGCATAGCAAAATTAACGGCTATAAGCATAGCGAAAATAATGGCTATAAGCATAGTGAAAATAACGGCTATAAGCCTAGCGAAAATAACGGCTATAAGCATAGCGAAATTAACGGCTATAAGCATAGTGAAAATAGTGGCTATAAGCATAGCGAAAATAACGGCTGTAAGCATAGCGAAAATAACGGCTATAAGCATAGCAAAATTAACGGCTATAAGCATAGCGAAAATAA
The DNA window shown above is from Palaemon carinicauda isolate YSFRI2023 chromosome 29, ASM3689809v2, whole genome shotgun sequence and carries:
- the LOC137622636 gene encoding putative uncharacterized protein DDB_G0282281 — translated: MFKHEYEHSENSGYKHSEINGYKHSENNGYKHSKINGYKHSENNGYKHSEINGYKHSENSGYKHSENNGCKHSENNGYKHSKINGYKHSENNGYKHSENNGYKHSENNGYKHSEINGYKHSENSGYKHSENNGCKHSENNGYKHSKINGYKHSENNGYKHSENNGYKPSENNGYKHSEINGYKHSENSGYKHSENNGCKHSENNGYKHSKINGYKHSENNGYKHSENNGYKHSENNG